Proteins found in one Perca fluviatilis chromosome 9, GENO_Pfluv_1.0, whole genome shotgun sequence genomic segment:
- the LOC120565570 gene encoding LOW QUALITY PROTEIN: SCL-interrupting locus protein homolog (The sequence of the model RefSeq protein was modified relative to this genomic sequence to represent the inferred CDS: inserted 1 base in 1 codon): MSCPVNLQDLPSGVFETVFTPENVRVRTMNSLTPLSFPKTRSALWDGSPAGDKLRLQLGTHRKPRLVLLEKALRLAQRHARHSNKPRLLCFLLGSLCVDADEGGVTVTLDRFXPGRDQPSLGRGPHPLLPGDVLVPCLFSSETVPSSDAVVQSEAELHHCFKVLQQCVSGRQSLDLSQLLRVRGRVVCCQQSDSAAFSLSWAAVCPSVSVEVQPVRAVPVIPTALLRSLTGATRPPLHANRQRGFLTMDQTRKLLLLLESDPKALQPPLVGLWLSGVVHVSNPQVWAWCLRFLCSSGLPRTVLSESGCFLLVLFGSTHRAPQFFQCRGSASGPQLDYRLLTASQCVTLYQQAVSVEGQTLRCELGSEDHSRQTEVFREAQTSFNRTCLPRPSPSPHLPAQQARRVQPSVPELSLLIDSAAVSITTAGRRRPAPGLLLLLTGSPPLQHLRCSHPHHLLLLLPSPSTCFCSSTLHPWLCPPSSLSLQPPSPHPTVWRLLSSLPSVWETPPLFPLHGVETPPLTVWRLPLSSLPRCGEPPSLPSPRCGELLLFLTRPIPQQQPLCLPPVCIIKGGGVIPSDTYNSCSSIRDRQLRLLQEQVQMLLEAQRKLQSSSGQQVDTQTPKSTASIAVGTGASLFWGSPVQFPLPHQEEQAPRPSSQADLSVNGPGGGAENSDITAQEAACSPSAQHSVSGLQSPVLGESVSMYRPADDQQSFFNNLMTQVTSRLQESESKQEVEEEEEEEESRRRSLSVVSAQSSRRRRSCGGDSVLSATVRQLQQLGVNVEEDLSEADRRNQQTIESSSTLAGINPAAVLSRLSVSESSASSLFPGASVDLSLEANAIALRYLSDSQLSRLSLGGHAPQTVPASASSSNHSLLSPSNMSLATRKYMRRYGLIEEEDGEEEEEEVVRQPFLPQSQLIRDLQPKMPLYPGGNKANGANKENRSNRHPASVRTGSRQTEGSVGNILDLSRLRQLPKLF, from the exons ATGAGTTGCCCGGTGAACCTCCAGGATCTTCCGTCCGGAGTGTTTGAAACGGTTTTTACTCCAGAAAACGTGAGAGTAAG GACCATGAACTCTCTGACTCCGCTCAGCTTCCCCAAAACCAGATCAGCTCTGTGGGACGGCAGCCCTGCAGGAGACAAGCTCCGCCTCCAGCTCGGCactcacag GAAGCCTCGGCTGGTGCTGctggagaaagctctgcgtctGGCTCAGCGTCACGCCCGTCACAGCAACAAGCCCCGCCTCCTGTGTTTCCTCCTGGGCTCGCTGTGTGTCGACGCAG ATGAGGGAGGGGTCACTGTGACTCTGGACCGGT GACCCGGTCGGGACCAGCCGAGCCTCGGGCGGGGTCCCCACCCGCTGCTGCCCGGAGACGTCCTGGTTCCCTGTCTGTTCTCCTCAGAGACTGTCCCCTCGTCTGACGCCGTCGTCCAATCAGAGGCTGAGCTGCATCACTGCTTCAAG gtgTTGCAGCAGTGCGTGAGCGGCAGACAGTCTCTGGACCTGTCTCAGCTGTTGAGGGTCAGAGGTCGGGTGGTCTGCTGTCAGCAGTCTGACTCCGCGGCGTTCTCCCTCAGCTGGGCGGCCGTGTGTCCGTCTGTCAGCGTGGAGGTCCAGCCGGTCCGAGCCGTCCCCGTCATCCCCACGGCTCTGCTGAGGAGTCTGACCGGCGCCACCCGCCCACCGCTGCACGCCAACCGGCAGAGAGG gttTCTGACCATGGATCAGACCaggaagctgctgctgctgctggagtctGATCCTAAAGCCCTCCAACCGCCGCTGGTCGGACT CTGGCTGAGTGGAGTCGTTCACGTCTCCAACCCTCAGGTGTGGGCCTGGTGTCTGAGGTTCCTGTGTAGCTCGGGCCTCCCCAGGACAG ttCTGTCTGAGAGTGGCTGTTTCCTCCTGGTCCTGTTCGGTTCGACCCACCGAGCTCCTCAGTTCTTCCAGTGTCGAGGATCAGCATCTGGACCACAGCTGGACTACCGCCTGCTGACCGCCTCCCAGTGCGTCACACTCTACCAG CAGGCGGTCTCGGTGGAGGGTCAGACTCTGCGCTGTGAGCTCGGCTCAGAGGATCACAGCCGCCAGACGGAGGTCTTCAGAGAGGCTCAGACCTCCTTCAACAG AACTTGTCTCCCCCGCCCGTCCCCGAGCCCCCACCTCCCCGCTCAGCAG GCTCGCAGAGTTCAGCCGTCTGTTCCTGAACTTTCTCTGCTGATTGACAGCGCTGCCGTCTCAATCACAACAGCTGGCAGGAGGCGGCCCGCCCcaggcctgctgctgctgctgacaggaAGTCCGCCCCTCCAACA CCTACGCTGCTCCCAtccccaccacctcctcctcctcctcccatcacCATCCACCTGTTTCTGTTCCTCCACCCTCCATCCATGGCtctgccccccctcctccctgtcCCTGCAGCcaccctccccccaccccacgGTGTGGAGactcctctcttccctccccTCGGTGTGGGagactcctcctctcttccctctccaCGGTGTGGAGACTCCTCCCCTCACGGTGTGGAgactccccctctcttccctccctcGGTGTGGAGAacctccctctcttccctcccCTCGGTGTGGGgaactcctcctcttcctcacccgTCCCATCCCGCAGCAGCAGCCTCTGTGTCTTCCTCCTGTGTGCATCATCAAGGGGGGAGGAGTCATCCCATCTGACACATATAACAGCTGCTCCTCCATCAGGGACCGACAGCTCCGCCTCCTGCAGGAGCAG GTCCAGATGTTGCTGGAGGCTCAGAGGAAACTTCAGTCGTCGTCCGGCCAGCAGGTCGATACTCAGACACCCAAAAGCACCGCCAGCATCGCCGTGGGAACAG GTGCCAGTTTGTTCTGGGGGTCTCCGGTCCAGTTCCCCCTCCCACATCAGGAAGAACAGGCCCCTCGCCCTTCCTCACAGGCCGACCTGTCCGTCAACGGGCCTGGGGGCGGAGCCGAGAACAGTGACATCACAGCTCAAGAGGCTGCCTGCTCCCCCTCTGCTCAGCACAG CGTTAGCGGGCTGCAGAGTCCCGTCCTGGGAGAGAGTGTGAGCATGTACAGACCTGCAGACGACCAGCAGAGCTTCTTTAACAACCTGAtg ACTCAGGTGACCAGTCGTCTCCAGGAGTCAGAGAGTAAACAGGaagtggaggaagaagaagaggaggaggagtccCGGAGGCGGAGCCTGTCTGTGGTTTCGGCCCAGTCGTCCCGGAGGAGGCGGAGCTGTGGAGGAGACTCGGTGCTCAGCGCCACCGTGaggcagctgcagcagctcggAGTCAACGTGGAAGAAGATCTGAGCGAGGCGGACCGGAGAAACCAGCAGACTATAGAGAGCAGCAG CACTCTGGCGGGTATCAACCCAGCGGCTGTTCTGTCCAGACTGAGCGTGTCCGAGTCCTCGGCGAGCTCTCTGTTCCCCGGTGCCAGCGTGGACCTGAGTCTGGAGGCCAACGCCATCGCGCTGCGCTACCTGAGCGACTCCCAGCTCAGCCGGCTGTCTCTGGGAGGCCACGCCCCCCAAACAGTCCCCGCCTCCGCCTCCAGCTCCAACCACTCCCTGCTGTCGCCTAGCAACATGTCCCTGGCCACCAGGAAGTACATGCGGCGCTACGGCCTCATCGAGGAAGAGGACGgcgaagaggaagaagaagaagtagttCGCCAGCCGTTCCTCCCACAGAGTCAGCTGATCCGCGACCTGCAGCCCAAAATGCCGCTGTACCCCGGCGGGAACAAAGCCAACGGCGCCAACAAGGAGAACCGGTCCAACCGGCATCCAGCGTCAGTCAGGACCGGCAGCCGCCAGACGGAGGGATCGGTAGGGAACATCCTGGACCTGAGCCGCCTCAGGCAGCTCCCCAAACTCTTCTGA